From the genome of Streptomyces sp. NBC_01116, one region includes:
- a CDS encoding MurR/RpiR family transcriptional regulator: protein MTGSSPAARLQRLFEGHRLTPTQRRIAHCMVRRAADAPFLSSVELAELAGVSQPSVTRFAVALGFDGYPALRRHLREVAPADAEQEETGETYNEYQQAVRAEIENLQHLSDVLADPAPVERAGRLLAESRPLPVLGLRAASSQARGFGYFAAKVHPDVRVLDEGGSMLPDRIDSARRAGATALMCFALPRHPRESVDALAYARDQGLTVVTVADSAFAPVAKHSDLLLPAAIGSGLSFDTVCAPMLLGRVLLEAMCDGLPDAQARLEEFDARAAARGLFVE from the coding sequence ATGACTGGGAGCAGCCCCGCCGCACGGTTGCAGCGGCTCTTCGAGGGGCACCGGCTCACGCCCACCCAGCGGCGCATCGCGCACTGCATGGTCCGCCGGGCGGCCGACGCGCCGTTCCTCTCCAGCGTCGAGCTGGCCGAGCTGGCCGGGGTCAGCCAGCCCTCCGTCACCCGCTTCGCCGTCGCCCTCGGCTTCGACGGCTATCCGGCGCTGCGCAGGCACCTGCGCGAGGTCGCGCCCGCCGACGCGGAGCAGGAGGAGACGGGGGAGACGTACAACGAGTACCAGCAGGCCGTCCGCGCCGAGATCGAGAACCTCCAGCACCTCTCCGACGTGCTCGCCGACCCCGCGCCCGTCGAACGGGCCGGCCGGCTGCTCGCCGAATCCCGTCCGCTGCCGGTGCTCGGGCTGCGCGCCGCCTCCTCGCAGGCCCGCGGCTTCGGCTACTTCGCCGCCAAGGTGCACCCCGACGTCCGGGTCCTCGACGAGGGCGGCAGCATGCTGCCCGACCGGATCGACTCCGCCCGCCGCGCCGGGGCCACCGCCCTGATGTGCTTCGCGCTGCCGCGCCACCCCAGGGAGAGCGTGGACGCGCTCGCGTACGCCCGGGACCAGGGGCTGACCGTGGTGACGGTCGCCGACTCCGCCTTCGCGCCCGTCGCCAAGCACAGCGACCTGCTGCTCCCGGCGGCGATCGGCTCCGGGCTCTCCTTCGACACCGTCTGCGCGCCGATGCTGCTCGGCCGGGTGCTGCTGGAGGCGATGTGCGACGGACTCCCCGACGCCCAGGCCCGGTTGGAGGAGTTCGACGCCCGGGCGGCGGCGCGCGGCCTGTTCGTGGAGTGA